A portion of the Mesobacillus sp. AQ2 genome contains these proteins:
- a CDS encoding hemolysin family protein has translation MIITNLLLVILLIALTGFFVATEFAIVKVRSSRIDQLIAEGRKGAQSAKHVITHLDEYLSACQLGITITALGLGWLGEPTVEALLHPVFESFHLNASLSGLLSFAIAFASITFLHVVVGELAPKTVAIQKAESITMAFSKPIILFYNIMYPFIWALNGSARLLVGLFGLKSASEHEIALSEEELRILLSESYESGEINQNELNFVNNIFEFDERIAKEIMVPRTEIVTFDISDDIEKIINVIQQEKYTRYPVIDGEKDNVVGMINIKEILTAKLTQKELQKESILSSFIKPVIRVIETIPIHDLLVKMQKERIHMAILIDEYGGTSGLVTVEDILEEIVGDIRDEFDVDEIAEIRKVKEDHYLFSSRVLIDEVNDLLGIHISEEDVDTIGGWFMTKNIDAIIGDEIEEEGYLFKIIEIDEYHIAYLEVTKLEEE, from the coding sequence TTGATTATTACGAACTTGCTGTTAGTTATCCTTTTGATTGCATTAACCGGCTTTTTCGTTGCGACAGAATTTGCGATTGTAAAAGTCAGGAGTTCAAGGATTGATCAACTGATTGCTGAAGGAAGGAAAGGTGCACAGTCTGCCAAACATGTGATCACGCATCTCGATGAATATCTGTCCGCCTGCCAGCTGGGGATTACGATTACAGCCCTTGGGCTTGGATGGTTAGGGGAACCGACAGTTGAAGCGCTGCTCCATCCCGTTTTTGAAAGCTTTCATCTAAATGCGTCATTATCTGGTCTTTTATCGTTCGCAATCGCCTTTGCTTCGATTACCTTTTTGCATGTAGTAGTTGGGGAGCTTGCCCCAAAAACGGTTGCCATCCAAAAAGCAGAATCAATAACCATGGCATTTTCAAAGCCGATCATCTTGTTTTATAATATTATGTACCCCTTCATCTGGGCGCTGAATGGATCTGCCAGGCTTCTTGTTGGATTATTTGGTTTAAAGTCAGCCTCAGAACATGAAATAGCCCTTTCAGAGGAAGAGCTTCGGATTCTTTTATCTGAGAGCTATGAAAGTGGAGAAATCAATCAGAATGAATTGAACTTTGTAAACAATATATTTGAATTTGATGAACGGATTGCCAAGGAAATCATGGTTCCGAGAACTGAGATTGTTACGTTTGACATTTCTGATGATATTGAAAAAATTATCAATGTGATCCAGCAAGAAAAATATACTCGTTATCCCGTAATCGATGGTGAAAAGGATAATGTAGTAGGTATGATCAACATCAAGGAGATACTCACAGCCAAACTGACACAAAAAGAGCTTCAAAAAGAATCGATTTTATCGTCATTTATTAAACCTGTCATCAGAGTGATCGAGACAATACCTATCCATGATTTGCTCGTGAAGATGCAAAAAGAGCGCATCCACATGGCTATCTTGATTGATGAATATGGCGGCACATCAGGACTCGTGACCGTTGAAGACATACTGGAAGAAATCGTTGGTGACATCCGTGACGAATTTGATGTAGACGAAATTGCGGAAATTAGAAAAGTGAAAGAAGACCATTATCTTTTCAGCTCAAGAGTATTGATTGATGAGGTGAATGACCTACTAGGCATCCATATTTCCGAGGAAGATGTCGATACCATTGGCGGCTGGTTCATGACCAAGAATATTGACGCGATAATTGGAGATGAGATCGAGGAAGAGGGATATCTTTTCAAAATCATTGAAATTGATGAATACCATATTGCCTATTTAGAGGTGACAAAGTTAGAGGAGGAATGA
- a CDS encoding YsnF/AvaK domain-containing protein: MAKKVVGVYDNQTELIEAIEEYKNNGYAVQDFSIIGDTNDITTALESRTGVTAETVGTDHDDHKEGGFWQSLMTAFDADRNLGGNEPSISDRLVGLGLTDDSAREYEADVRAGRIILLAETNASGLDLEDKGYATDTSLTGNYEGRGTSVTGNYEDADEQTLKLREEQLDVSKDRVQTGEVEVHKEVVEDQQKVNIPVSREEVYIERRDVNEAASGTDATIEDDETIRVPIMEEKVEVTKKPVVSEELVIGKREVTDTEQVVESVKREEAYLDADDDRIVDDADLNRNKLRNDTDLNRNELRNDTDLDRDGYKNR; the protein is encoded by the coding sequence ATGGCTAAAAAAGTAGTTGGAGTTTACGATAATCAAACAGAATTAATTGAAGCGATTGAAGAGTATAAAAACAATGGATATGCTGTTCAGGATTTTTCCATCATTGGGGACACAAATGACATTACCACTGCACTAGAAAGCAGGACAGGTGTAACGGCAGAAACTGTCGGAACAGATCATGATGATCATAAAGAAGGAGGATTCTGGCAGAGCCTGATGACTGCATTCGATGCTGACCGAAATCTCGGCGGCAATGAACCATCTATTTCAGACCGTCTTGTAGGGCTTGGATTGACAGATGACTCTGCAAGGGAATATGAAGCGGATGTACGAGCTGGCCGCATCATTCTATTAGCGGAAACCAATGCTTCCGGCCTTGATCTTGAAGACAAGGGCTATGCTACGGACACATCATTAACAGGAAATTATGAAGGTAGGGGCACATCAGTCACTGGAAATTATGAGGATGCGGACGAACAAACATTGAAATTAAGGGAAGAACAGCTGGATGTTTCCAAGGATCGCGTCCAGACAGGTGAAGTAGAGGTACACAAAGAAGTAGTTGAAGACCAGCAAAAGGTTAACATTCCAGTTTCCCGTGAGGAAGTATATATTGAAAGACGGGATGTGAATGAGGCCGCTTCTGGCACTGACGCTACAATTGAAGATGATGAAACAATCCGTGTACCGATCATGGAAGAAAAAGTAGAGGTTACGAAGAAACCTGTTGTTTCTGAAGAACTTGTCATCGGCAAGCGGGAAGTGACTGATACTGAACAGGTTGTCGAAAGTGTCAAGCGTGAGGAGGCTTATCTTGATGCTGATGACGACAGGATCGTGGATGATGCTGACCTGAACCGCAATAAGTTAAGAAACGATACTGATCTTAATCGCAATGAGTTAAGAAATGATACTGATTTGGATCGTGACGGTTACAAAAATCGATAA
- a CDS encoding GDSL-type esterase/lipase family protein has protein sequence MKTNRILITLVVVIALLAAVSVYGNTQVKDEDEKLVIAFGDSLTYGYGDEKGSGYIDTLKVKLNNQNKEEFNFDNEAIYGLESSGILTQLSDVGIRGELDEADYFILFIGTNDLINSNGGNLKNLKHEEIAIGKEDYMKNLNAIISILTEQNEQAPILLLGLYNPYPDSKAIETVIDDWNNGINKMIKDEKRIVYIPTNDLFKGKNKKQYFSDSLHLNDKGYKLVSDRILEKYQFE, from the coding sequence ATGAAAACCAATCGAATTCTAATAACACTAGTTGTTGTAATTGCACTGCTGGCAGCAGTCAGCGTTTATGGAAACACACAAGTAAAGGACGAGGATGAAAAGCTGGTAATTGCATTTGGCGACTCACTTACGTATGGGTATGGAGATGAAAAAGGATCAGGTTATATCGATACATTAAAAGTGAAATTAAATAACCAGAACAAAGAAGAATTCAACTTTGACAACGAAGCAATTTATGGCCTGGAATCATCAGGGATCCTTACCCAACTGTCTGATGTCGGGATAAGAGGGGAACTCGATGAAGCAGACTATTTTATTCTTTTTATTGGTACGAACGATTTGATCAACAGCAACGGCGGAAACTTGAAAAACCTTAAGCACGAAGAAATTGCAATAGGTAAGGAAGACTATATGAAGAACCTGAATGCCATCATCAGCATTCTGACTGAACAAAATGAGCAAGCGCCAATCCTGCTGCTTGGACTTTATAACCCATATCCTGACAGCAAGGCAATAGAGACTGTGATTGATGACTGGAATAATGGAATCAATAAAATGATAAAGGACGAAAAACGGATTGTTTACATTCCTACCAATGATTTGTTTAAAGGGAAAAACAAAAAACAATATTTCAGTGATTCCCTCCATTTAAATGATAAAGGGTACAAGCTGGTCTCTGATCGTATTTTAGAGAAATACCAGTTCGAATAG
- a CDS encoding M15 family metallopeptidase, producing the protein MVVLLLYYQFLTRPEINEDVPLPVELHPVILENKEALIQRASDLGIRVIVTDGFRSFQEQDSLYEKGRTADGQIVTHAKGGDSYHNFGLAIDFALLDKQGKALWDTAYDGNGNGKSDWMEVVAIAKDLGFQWGGDWKHFKDYPHLEMRFGLKIDDLKRGKRPPEKSLTASQK; encoded by the coding sequence TTGGTGGTGCTCCTGCTATATTATCAGTTCCTGACCAGGCCGGAAATCAATGAAGACGTTCCCTTGCCAGTGGAACTCCATCCAGTTATCTTGGAGAATAAGGAGGCTCTGATTCAAAGAGCGTCTGATTTAGGAATCAGGGTCATTGTTACAGATGGATTCAGGAGTTTCCAGGAACAGGACTCTTTGTATGAAAAGGGCAGGACGGCAGACGGCCAAATTGTCACCCATGCAAAAGGCGGGGATTCTTATCATAATTTTGGACTCGCAATAGATTTTGCTTTATTGGATAAACAAGGTAAAGCCTTGTGGGATACTGCCTACGACGGGAATGGAAACGGAAAATCTGATTGGATGGAGGTAGTTGCCATTGCCAAGGACCTTGGATTTCAATGGGGTGGAGATTGGAAACATTTTAAAGATTATCCGCATTTGGAAATGCGCTTTGGACTGAAGATTGATGATTTGAAAAGAGGAAAGCGCCCTCCGGAAAAATCACTGACAGCATCACAAAAATAA
- a CDS encoding NAD(P)/FAD-dependent oxidoreductase, with protein sequence MKTPKIVILGAGYGGLITSRQLEKSLRNGEAEVTLINKHDYHYISTQLHKTGAGTASDDKITLHIPDLLKTNKVQFKKGTVQDVDFDEKKVRLDSGDEIEYDYLLISLGFDVATFGIPGVEENAFKIKSFRSTKAIYNHVLRQMAAYKEDSDPSRLTFAVAGAGFTGIEMVGELIEALPKLCRTYDIPLSETRIINIEASPTVLPGFDQEAIDFTTNYLKKNNVELMTSTKILECSPTSIEFDNGEVLPSRTLIWSGGVRGNTLLEKLDLPISRGRIPVDEYLRVKGLENVFCIGDAALFMKDEKNALPPTAQVAIQQAELCGPNIIASLRGEPLKTFVYHHKGTVASIGNKAAVGKVFGLKISGSFAALMKQVIEARYLFVLGGPGLVIRQFLKIGKPYSKVSTVSNQK encoded by the coding sequence GTGAAGACTCCCAAAATAGTCATATTAGGCGCTGGATATGGCGGACTGATTACAAGCCGCCAACTTGAGAAATCTCTAAGGAACGGCGAAGCTGAAGTAACATTGATCAATAAACATGATTACCATTATATTTCTACCCAACTTCATAAAACAGGTGCAGGTACTGCATCGGACGATAAAATTACATTGCATATCCCTGACCTCCTCAAGACAAATAAGGTCCAGTTCAAAAAAGGAACCGTACAAGATGTTGACTTTGATGAAAAGAAGGTCCGCCTGGATTCTGGAGATGAAATTGAATATGACTACTTGCTGATCTCCCTTGGTTTTGATGTTGCTACTTTTGGTATCCCTGGAGTAGAAGAAAATGCGTTTAAAATTAAAAGCTTCAGGAGCACTAAAGCCATCTACAACCATGTTCTCAGACAGATGGCTGCTTACAAAGAAGATTCTGATCCTTCAAGACTTACATTTGCGGTTGCCGGGGCAGGCTTTACCGGTATTGAAATGGTTGGCGAACTGATTGAAGCTTTGCCAAAGCTTTGTCGCACATATGATATTCCATTATCTGAAACAAGAATCATCAATATCGAAGCTTCTCCAACCGTTCTGCCAGGGTTTGATCAAGAAGCGATTGATTTTACAACGAATTATTTAAAGAAGAACAACGTTGAATTAATGACATCTACAAAAATACTAGAATGTTCTCCAACTTCCATTGAATTTGACAATGGAGAAGTACTTCCGTCCAGGACTTTGATCTGGTCTGGCGGTGTCCGTGGCAATACCCTCCTGGAAAAACTGGACCTGCCCATTTCAAGAGGACGCATTCCGGTCGATGAATATTTGCGGGTAAAAGGACTTGAAAATGTCTTTTGTATCGGGGATGCCGCCTTATTCATGAAGGATGAGAAAAACGCCCTGCCTCCGACTGCGCAGGTGGCCATACAGCAGGCAGAACTATGCGGCCCAAATATAATTGCCAGCCTGAGGGGTGAACCGCTCAAAACTTTCGTTTACCACCATAAAGGAACAGTAGCGTCCATTGGTAATAAGGCGGCCGTAGGAAAAGTCTTTGGTTTGAAAATCTCAGGTTCATTTGCTGCCTTAATGAAACAAGTCATCGAGGCGCGCTATCTCTTCGTGCTCGGTGGGCCTGGCCTCGTCATTAGGCAGTTCCTTAAGATTGGAAAGCCTTATTCAAAGGTTTCCACTGTCTCCAATCAAAAATAA
- a CDS encoding pyridoxamine 5'-phosphate oxidase family protein: MNQQLLKEKIKDVLGESKVGTLATVVDNKPHTRYMTFFHEELTIYTPTSKETYKAEEIEKNANVHILLGYEGEGMGDAYIEVQGKAAIREEQSLKDKFWNERMKKWIESPNDPEFIILEIKPETIRLMNDNGEPEVLKL, translated from the coding sequence ATGAACCAACAACTTTTGAAGGAAAAAATCAAAGATGTTCTCGGTGAGTCAAAGGTAGGAACCCTTGCGACAGTAGTGGATAATAAGCCACACACACGCTATATGACTTTCTTCCATGAAGAATTGACAATTTACACCCCAACCAGCAAGGAAACATATAAAGCTGAAGAGATTGAAAAGAATGCCAATGTCCACATCCTGCTTGGCTACGAAGGCGAAGGAATGGGTGACGCCTATATCGAAGTGCAGGGCAAAGCTGCAATCCGGGAAGAACAAAGCTTAAAGGATAAATTTTGGAACGAAAGAATGAAGAAATGGATAGAAAGTCCAAATGATCCCGAGTTCATTATCTTAGAAATTAAGCCGGAAACAATCCGGCTGATGAATGACAATGGCGAGCCTGAAGTATTGAAATTATAA
- a CDS encoding protein-glutamine gamma-glutamyltransferase yields the protein MIIIRFPDAAGKQKLQNLSGKQREIYDHLDHSLTLFEFDSTFQLLFEIRLRENIIEAALKLKDASVAFTSFKYSKFNPIYWTKGPSGYLLNPNVRPSDAISDIFNNGQEYGFECSTAMVIIFYKAVLESIRVADFNYLFRGLLVWNWNYDPDLAIITLEGSEFIPGDVVYFMNPDFEMPIWRGENAVVLGKGLYYGHGIGIGTAKEMIEALNTLRKEGSTTSAFMLQQHSRLNSKYLSQFSDR from the coding sequence ATGATTATCATCCGGTTTCCAGATGCTGCAGGCAAGCAAAAGCTGCAAAATCTGTCTGGGAAACAGAGGGAAATATACGACCATCTGGATCATAGCCTGACTTTGTTTGAGTTTGATTCAACCTTTCAGCTCCTATTTGAAATCAGGCTCAGGGAAAATATCATTGAAGCGGCACTGAAACTGAAAGATGCTTCGGTGGCCTTCACTTCATTCAAATACTCTAAATTCAATCCGATTTATTGGACAAAAGGACCAAGTGGTTATCTTTTGAATCCAAATGTACGGCCGTCTGATGCCATATCTGATATTTTTAACAATGGGCAGGAGTATGGGTTTGAATGCTCTACCGCAATGGTGATCATTTTTTATAAAGCAGTCCTTGAATCCATCAGAGTGGCGGATTTTAACTATTTATTCAGGGGGCTGCTTGTATGGAACTGGAATTATGACCCTGATTTAGCCATCATCACCTTGGAAGGGAGTGAGTTCATCCCCGGCGATGTCGTCTATTTCATGAATCCCGATTTCGAAATGCCCATCTGGCGAGGCGAAAACGCGGTTGTTCTGGGAAAAGGGCTATACTATGGGCATGGAATTGGAATTGGCACGGCGAAGGAAATGATCGAGGCACTTAACACCCTTCGGAAAGAAGGCTCGACAACATCTGCCTTTATGCTGCAGCAACATAGCAGGCTGAACTCGAAATACTTGTCCCAGTTCTCCGACAGATAA
- a CDS encoding UDP-N-acetylmuramoyl-L-alanyl-D-glutamate--2,6-diaminopimelate ligase, whose amino-acid sequence MRLSKVLEALGNSLKKYINDADPELTGIQMDSRKVKPGDLFVAISGFQIDGHQFIQEAIEKGAAAVIGENELELAVPYIQVFDSRLALGRAASTYYQHPSRKHTVIGITGTNGKTTVSYILKHILEHAGKSCSLLGTVSYIINNEVYKPSNTTPDALQIQELMAASNDEFVVLEISSHALKQYRIEGLELDYGLFTNLSHDHLDYHPTIEDYFEAKTLMYNYMKQEGSAVVSMLTEWGEKLADLLSAKEIPVYSMGNHETDDLKIEDIRLNGSTRFDVKMGGIVYSLSFPSPGLHNVYNAAMAFLTAIKIGIHPDVITDALKTFPGVPGRFEMISHPEGATFIIDYAHTQDAIEYCLHAAQEHDAVKIKHIFGFRGERDKTKREHMVKTSAAMSDEFILTFDDLNGVSEDEMENELKELNERFGMKKGRVITDRTIAIQEAWESAGMGEWVLITGKGPEEYQTIYELPTSSDKETLLYLQKQQDKEKIIG is encoded by the coding sequence ATGAGATTATCAAAAGTACTTGAAGCCCTCGGCAACAGTTTGAAAAAATACATAAACGATGCAGATCCTGAATTGACAGGTATACAAATGGATTCACGCAAGGTGAAGCCTGGGGATTTGTTTGTTGCGATTTCTGGTTTTCAAATTGATGGTCACCAGTTTATTCAAGAAGCAATTGAAAAAGGTGCTGCTGCCGTTATTGGAGAAAATGAGCTTGAACTTGCTGTACCGTATATCCAGGTATTTGACAGCAGACTGGCTCTAGGGAGAGCTGCAAGTACTTATTATCAACATCCGTCAAGGAAGCATACAGTGATTGGCATTACAGGCACAAATGGAAAAACGACGGTTTCTTATATATTAAAGCATATTCTTGAGCATGCCGGCAAAAGCTGTTCTTTGCTCGGAACGGTGTCTTATATTATAAATAATGAAGTGTACAAGCCTTCGAATACTACTCCGGATGCTTTGCAAATCCAGGAATTAATGGCAGCCAGCAATGATGAATTTGTTGTTCTTGAGATATCATCACATGCCTTGAAGCAATATCGTATTGAAGGATTGGAACTGGATTACGGATTGTTCACGAACCTTTCCCATGACCATCTGGATTATCATCCGACGATTGAGGATTATTTCGAGGCAAAAACACTGATGTACAATTACATGAAGCAAGAAGGTTCAGCAGTTGTCAGCATGTTGACCGAGTGGGGAGAAAAGCTGGCCGATCTATTAAGTGCCAAGGAAATCCCTGTCTATTCAATGGGGAATCACGAAACAGATGATTTGAAAATAGAGGATATCAGGCTGAATGGTTCGACAAGGTTTGATGTCAAGATGGGAGGGATTGTCTATTCTTTAAGTTTCCCTTCTCCTGGTCTCCATAATGTCTATAATGCTGCAATGGCCTTTTTGACAGCAATAAAAATCGGCATTCACCCTGATGTGATCACTGATGCATTAAAGACGTTCCCTGGTGTGCCGGGGAGGTTCGAAATGATTTCACATCCAGAAGGTGCAACATTCATTATTGACTATGCCCACACGCAGGACGCGATAGAATATTGTCTGCATGCGGCACAAGAACATGATGCTGTGAAGATAAAGCATATATTCGGGTTTCGCGGAGAGCGGGACAAGACGAAGAGAGAGCATATGGTAAAGACGTCTGCGGCCATGAGTGATGAATTCATTTTGACATTCGATGACTTGAACGGCGTTTCAGAAGATGAAATGGAGAATGAGCTGAAGGAATTGAATGAACGGTTTGGGATGAAAAAGGGAAGGGTAATCACCGACAGGACGATTGCGATCCAGGAAGCTTGGGAAAGTGCCGGGATGGGTGAATGGGTCCTCATCACCGGCAAAGGACCCGAGGAATATCAGACCATATATGAACTTCCCACATCTTCCGATAAAGAGACGCTGTTATACTTACAAAAACAGCAGGATAAAGAAAAAATAATCGGTTGA
- a CDS encoding metal-sulfur cluster assembly factor, whose amino-acid sequence MDKVDIYKMLEEVKEPMLGVDIVNLGLVYEVSVKDDRDVEIVMTTRNENCMLADYIALSAREHLTDQIKNLEHIDIKMVSAPKWTKDRMTRYAKFLLDL is encoded by the coding sequence ATGGATAAAGTGGATATTTATAAAATGCTCGAAGAGGTAAAAGAACCAATGCTGGGAGTCGATATTGTGAACCTTGGCCTTGTCTATGAAGTCAGTGTCAAGGACGATCGTGATGTGGAAATCGTGATGACCACCAGGAATGAGAACTGTATGCTTGCTGACTATATCGCCCTCTCTGCTAGGGAACATTTGACAGACCAGATAAAAAACCTGGAGCATATCGACATCAAAATGGTTTCCGCCCCAAAATGGACTAAGGATCGCATGACGAGATATGCGAAATTTTTACTGGATCTTTAA
- a CDS encoding YjcZ family sporulation protein, whose protein sequence is MSDGCGYGGGFALLVVLFILLIIIGASWGFGY, encoded by the coding sequence ATGTCAGATGGATGCGGCTACGGCGGAGGTTTTGCTTTGCTTGTTGTTTTGTTCATTCTTTTAATCATTATCGGAGCGTCTTGGGGTTTCGGTTACTAA
- a CDS encoding YjcZ family sporulation protein, translating into MYGYGGCCGYGGYGVGGVGYGSGFVLIVVLFILLIIVGCSCYRY; encoded by the coding sequence ATGTACGGATATGGCGGATGCTGTGGTTATGGCGGCTATGGCGTAGGAGGAGTTGGATACGGCAGCGGATTTGTATTGATCGTTGTGCTGTTTATCCTCTTGATTATCGTCGGCTGCTCATGCTATCGCTACTAA
- a CDS encoding RNA polymerase sigma factor, whose product MSDYYNIHFQKVYEEYSDKVFGYLLLLTGKKEVAEDLTQETFLRVYKNINQFNGDSQIFTWLVKIARNVAIDHLRRGRRLRFFSLDKYAIQSSQPSPVEIIVKGEKTSLLYKAIKALKLSYQEVLILRKIKEFSIRETALILGWSESKVKITTSRAMAALKKELKRRGELIEEII is encoded by the coding sequence TTGAGCGATTATTACAACATTCATTTCCAAAAGGTATATGAGGAATACAGTGATAAGGTATTCGGCTATCTGTTGCTATTGACAGGGAAGAAGGAAGTCGCGGAAGATTTAACCCAGGAAACTTTTCTAAGAGTGTACAAGAACATTAACCAATTTAATGGAGACTCGCAAATTTTCACATGGCTGGTGAAAATAGCACGGAATGTGGCGATTGACCACTTAAGAAGGGGAAGAAGGCTGCGGTTTTTTTCATTGGACAAGTATGCGATCCAATCAAGTCAGCCTTCTCCGGTAGAGATTATCGTAAAAGGAGAAAAGACATCGCTTCTTTACAAAGCAATCAAAGCATTGAAGCTAAGTTACCAGGAAGTGTTGATTTTAAGGAAGATCAAGGAATTTTCAATTAGGGAAACTGCCTTGATTCTTGGATGGAGCGAAAGTAAAGTGAAAATCACCACTTCCAGGGCAATGGCCGCCCTAAAAAAAGAGTTGAAGAGAAGAGGGGAACTAATTGAGGAAATCATTTGA
- a CDS encoding ABC transporter substrate-binding protein, with amino-acid sequence MKRGLALLIAATMLIGLLAGCSGEQSGEAEKTKDGKVIVDFWTFWGSETRRPIIEKIIDDYNKSQDKVFVKHTFLPWGDIWTKNLASVAAGNPADVIVNDINTVAQRAENKQVEDLSKYVDDSFKQQFYPHLWDTVEHEGNTYAVPFNTDTRLLFYNKKAFKEAGLDPNKPPATWAELEEYAQKLDVKNGDKYDRVGFYPLWGSVGASSWMTNADDGKGFIEDGELAINTPKKVEALNWILDWKERLGESTVQAFQAEFGSEQSNPFIAGKVAMWVDVGTFYTQLRDYGQDVEFGVAPIPAKEAGAGNWAEGGGFVVEVPKGSKHPKEAMDFIKYLTDVEAQKYWAVKNYDNVANIEAAEAALEELEGPDKMVYEASVKNLEQTKMFPVPVEYPDYQSRLNPHIDNALLGKTAPEKALKQAEEDIEKMKK; translated from the coding sequence ATGAAGAGAGGTCTAGCATTACTTATTGCAGCAACCATGCTTATCGGCTTGCTGGCTGGATGCTCAGGGGAGCAGAGCGGAGAAGCAGAAAAAACGAAAGACGGGAAAGTCATTGTTGATTTCTGGACATTCTGGGGATCAGAAACACGTCGTCCGATCATCGAAAAAATCATTGATGATTACAACAAGTCCCAGGACAAAGTTTTTGTGAAGCACACATTCCTGCCATGGGGTGATATTTGGACAAAGAACCTTGCATCCGTTGCTGCAGGAAATCCAGCAGATGTCATCGTTAATGATATCAATACTGTTGCCCAGCGTGCTGAAAACAAGCAGGTTGAGGATTTAAGCAAGTATGTTGATGATTCATTCAAGCAGCAGTTTTATCCTCATCTTTGGGATACAGTCGAACATGAAGGAAATACATACGCAGTACCATTCAATACTGATACGCGTCTTCTTTTTTATAACAAAAAAGCTTTCAAAGAAGCTGGACTTGATCCAAACAAGCCACCAGCAACCTGGGCTGAACTTGAAGAATATGCTCAAAAATTAGATGTGAAAAATGGCGATAAATATGATCGCGTTGGATTCTATCCGCTGTGGGGAAGTGTCGGCGCTTCCAGCTGGATGACGAACGCAGATGATGGCAAAGGCTTCATTGAGGATGGAGAGCTGGCAATCAACACTCCGAAAAAAGTGGAAGCACTAAATTGGATTCTTGATTGGAAAGAGCGTCTTGGTGAAAGTACAGTACAGGCTTTCCAGGCAGAATTCGGCAGTGAACAGTCAAATCCTTTCATCGCAGGAAAAGTTGCGATGTGGGTTGATGTAGGCACATTCTATACACAATTACGTGATTATGGTCAGGATGTTGAATTTGGCGTTGCACCAATTCCAGCCAAAGAAGCAGGAGCGGGGAATTGGGCAGAAGGCGGCGGTTTCGTCGTTGAAGTACCAAAAGGTTCCAAGCATCCAAAAGAAGCCATGGACTTTATTAAATATTTGACAGATGTTGAGGCCCAGAAATATTGGGCTGTCAAAAACTATGACAATGTAGCGAATATTGAAGCAGCTGAAGCAGCTCTGGAAGAACTCGAAGGGCCGGATAAAATGGTTTATGAAGCTTCAGTCAAAAATCTGGAACAAACAAAGATGTTCCCGGTACCTGTTGAGTATCCAGATTATCAGAGCAGATTGAACCCGCACATCGACAATGCCTTATTAGGAAAAACAGCTCCTGAAAAAGCATTGAAGCAAGCGGAAGAAGATATTGAAAAAATGAAGAAGTAA